The genomic window CAAATCTATGATTGTATATGTACATTTCTCAAATTCATGTTGAAGAATTTGTTTGCTAGAATAATAATGATATTGTAGGGAATTTTCCACAGTAATGTCAAATATTCTACGATACTGTATTTTACAGTACATATTCAAGAGAATAATATCACACTGCCATCATTTTGTAGTCCTTTTattgtcatgtttgtgttttcttcATTTCCAGTCAATAGCTAAAGGTACCAGTACATGATTCACATTCCCACCTGTCATTTCCACAAAACCGTATTTGATACCTAACTTTGTTATGGatgtttatttgttattttattttaaaatgtattttatgggAGCGGGGTGTAGAGTTAAGGGGGTGGACGTTCGTTCCCATGGTAACGGAGCAGTTGGATGTTGTCGCTTGGACAGTGACGTGAGGAGAAGGCCCAGGTGTTGTGTGGATGGTTTGATGGTTGAGCTTAATGATGCATTCCTTGTCAGacatccctcaccccccccgtctctcaaATCTCTGGTGCTTTAACCCGTACCTGGACATGTGGTTTCCCTGTCACAGGTACTCTTCAGAAACTATTCACTCTTTGtcttcattcattcagtcataTGAAGTTTTATGTCATTCTGTGGAcctgaaataaaataaattaatcCTGTCTTTGTATGTAAGCCTTAGTCATGAGGTGGCACAGAGAAGCTGTTCCATCTCCGGCCTCTAGGGGGCGACCAGACCCCACAGTGTCATTGCAGTCCTATGAAGACCACCAGTGTCTTGTTCTTGAGTAAACCTCAGTCTACATCATACACAGGCACATGCTGTATTTCCacaaaaaaggaggaggaggaggggggaggaggaataaGAGGAGGAAGACATCTTTGGCATGAAATGTGTCATCTCCACCCACAGAGAACTGGGCAACAAAACCAAGCCCTCAGAACCTTCCTCGCTGACCTTCAGCAGATGCCACACACTGACCATCTCGAATTTCAACATTTCTGGGAAAAAATAAAGTATTTAGTGTGAAGTTAGATAATAAATACCCTTGTTTCAGcctgaaggagagaggctgtggtcTAAGACCAAACACAACAGTTCCCAGAAGATGTTTGCTGACCTTGCTGGCACAGAGTCTGGTGGACAAGAGTTGGTCTGGTCAAACTGAGTTACACACTTTCCTTCAGTCCATGCCTCACACTAACCATCTCACTTTCAATGTTTCCCCCTCATCAGTCTCTCACAGTGGGTAATCTACTCACTGTCCAGTACGTGCCAAGTCAACCCCTTCTGAACAGCGGTTGAATAATCAGGTTATCCACTGTTGCgtattgaatgtgtgtgtcattcctgTGTTAGTTGTTGAGGGTTGTTGTTTTTCACGGTCGGTTTGTGGTGGCCAGTGATCTTCCCTtacagctggggagagagacaccacaatgacagaggagagatgggttcACAATCGTTGTGTAAACAGTCACACACGTTCAGAGGTCTGCAAGTCTTTCGTGTGAGGCCGAGGCTGAGGGTGAGGCTGAGGATGGGTATTTTTGGCCTTATTATGCCTTTATTGGACAGAAACACTTACAGAGAGACACAAATtgcatggggagagagaggggaagacgtgTGGAGATGGGCCTCAGGCCGTGTGCCCAGTGAGTCCTCCTCTCATCACTCCTCTTCTGCCTCTCagctctcctcttgtctcttcTCTGAGCCTGATGgaatacacacattttcagaaAGAGAGTGGGCCCAGACTGATACTAAGCTGTGAATAATCATTGTTTTTACAGTCAACTacgtcccccccccacccccaaacagAAACTCTCTGTCTTGTGGTGTTGTGTAATTACCAGCTCTGTGTTGCTCATAGCactcctcctatctcctccatcctctcctctctctctcccccactcttcctctctcctcccctcccttacccttcctcctctccctctctcttccccactcctcctctctcctcccctcccttacccttcctcctctccctctctctcccccactcctcctctctcctcccctcccttaccctccctcctctccctcccccactcctcctccctccaatcCCAGGCTCCCCCGCTGCTGTTCCTGGTCCCTGTCAGGAATGTGAGTGCATTGTGATGGATTGTTCTGGAGTCGTGGCAGAGGTCTGCAGCTCTGGATTCCAGCCAGGTGTTACAGTGGGGTCATTttaactcccccacacacacacacacacacacacacacacacacaccccacacacacaaactacattCCTGCTCTTTCTGGGCCTTTTATCAGACCTTCAGCCTCTATGTCAGCTAGTAACAAGCACCAGACACACTACACAACTATCACACAGGAACTACAGATGCGTTCACAAGCACAGGCTCACATTGTAAAAACCACCGCAGCAGCATGTTTGCTGTTCTCTGCCTCACAGAGTGCCCCTATACTGAATCCATACTTTCAAGCAGTTCAGATAAATCCTTCAGTTGGTATTAGAACCTTGTTTGAGTGATTTCCCACCTGTAAGTGGAGACAGTGTCCCAGTGAAGCCAGACTGAGACTGGGGTGGATGGGGTGGaggttcccctctctcctggcttTGATCCTGCCTCTGCTGTGACGTCCCCCATGAATCTGGTGGTTTAATGGGCTTTATAAAGCAGCCTCTGCAGGCCCCTGAAATGTGGGCAGCAGAGcaccatggagggagggaacctatcccccctgccccctcaggTCTCCAAGAACCCTCCAGTCCCCCTGTTgcttccagccccctccagctccctccagccccctccagccccctccagctccctccagcccccgtccctcccactccttctctccctttcctccctccttctcttccactaagtccctccctccctccatcattccctctctcccatccctcccccagctCTAAATACCTGATTTATACAGCCTGATAGTGTTTGTACGTGATGCTATCTGAGTTCTGCCTGAGCCTTGACACCAGTGTGTGTTCCCCAGGCAGTGTGTGTTGCCCCTGTGAGATGCCAGACCCTACATCTCTCCTGGCTCCTCTTTCCTGTggttcccctctgctctgctgggGCCTGTGTTCACGTTGACAGCATCTGGTAGCAAttaaacccccccctccccctcgcctcgCGTCATCTCAGCCAGCTCGATTCTCAAACTCTTTCGACACTTTcagcatccctctctctcttttgatcCTTTTCCCTCGCTCCCTTCCCCTTTTCTCACAGATCCCttcgttcctctctctctctctctctctctctctctctctctctctctctctctctctctctctctctctccttctctctctctctctctctctctctctctctctctctctctctctctctctccgcccctccagatcctccctcccccttatcCTTCACCTCTTCTCCGTactctcatctgtctctcttgtctctgtCGCTGCGTGTGTCATGATGAGGAGTGAGGTCGCTGTCtgtgctctctccctgctcctgtctctgtctcgggGCTGGGCTCAGGGCCAAGCAGGAACCAACTACACCAGGTAAGATGCACGAGGCTCTGGGCTTGCTGTCATGGATCTGGGCTTGCTGTGTTTTTTGTGAATCGCGTCTGTGCTGAGAGGTGTGGCGACCGTGTGGATGTCTCTGATTGGATGGCTGCGGAGCGTGTGCGTAGGAAACATCCAGAAAGATGCGTCTTCATTCGCTACTTTTGTCAGGATTGTGTATCCCTTGGATTTTTATTCAAATGTACATTATATCTTAGCAATAGTTTACTGTGGAGCAAAGTGCACTCTGTTTGGAAGAAGTTtcctgtatttgtgtttggaaattCTTTCCTGTACTTTCCTGGTCTTTCCTGTTCTTTCCTGTTCTTTCCTGGTCTTTCCTGTTCTTTCCTGGTCTTTCCTGTTCTTTCCTGTTCTTTCCTGTTCTTTCCTGTTCTTTCCTGGTCTTTTCTGTTCTTTCCTGGTCTTTCCTGTTCTTTCCTGGTCTTTCCTGTTCTTTCCTGTTCTTTCCTGGTCTTTCCTGTTCTTTCCTGGTCTTTCCTGTTCTTTCCTGGTCTTTCCTGTTCTTTCCTGTTCTTTCCTGGTCTTTCCTGGTCTTTCCTGTTCTTTCCTGTTCTTTCCTGGTCTTTCCTGTTCTTTCCTGTTCTTTCCTGGTCTTTCCTGGTCTTTCCTGTTCTTTCCTGGTCTTTCCTGTTCTTTCCTGGTCTTTCCTGGTCTTTCCTGTTCTTTCCTGTTCTTTCCTGGTCTTTCCTGTTCTTTCCTGGTCTTTCCTGTTCTTTCCTGGTCTTTCCTGGTCTTTCCTGGTCTTTCCTGGTCTTTCCTGTTCTTTCCTGGTCTTTCCTGTTCTTTCCTGGTCTTTCCTGGTCTTTCCTGTTCTTTCCTGGTCTTTCCTGGTCTTTCCTGGTCTTTCCTGGTCTTTCCTGTTCTTTCCTGGTCTTTCCTGGTCTTTCCTGGTCTTTCCTGGGTAGCCCACCATGGTGGAGCTCCCCCCCAGATGTTtggaccctgtctgtctgaccgggGGGTTGATCAGGGCTTAGAACAAGGCTTATTggctctcatctctgtctctactGGGGATCTTGGCTCTCATAGGCTGGTTTCTGTCTCTGCTGTGCTGATAGGCTATCTGGTAGCCTGGCCTCCGTCTCTGCTGGGGTCTTCCGGACGGACCTCCTATTTTGTGTGATTCTGGGAAGTGTTTCAACTAATCGGAGAAATATTTGCGTATGTCTGAGCTAGCCTCAATGGATTTGGCTCGAGTCCTGGAAAACATACTGGATCCAACTgccaaccccccctccacaaTGATAGTTGACTCTTTTGTTTTGCTTTGTAAGAGTTCACAAGGGTTTACAAGCAGTTTATTGAACTCTTATGTCTGTCTTGGATGTGATTTTTCCAGACCCttattttgtttacatttgtcTCTCACAGACGGGatcagcgagggggggggggtgtgtattGGAAAAGGGAAAAGTTTTAGGAAGCTCGAGTCAAGGAAACATTAACCTCTACTAACTGTtctgtctccatcctgtctgcaacgcccctcaccctctcctcattCCCCTGAAACTGACACCAGCCCAGAGAAGGTATAACAGCAGGCAGTTGTGGGGATTTACAGAAAACCTCTTAAGGAAGTGAGCTATagctgtatttatgtgtgtgtgtcactcacacCTGTACACCTGTCTTGTTTGCGGAAAGAGCCGGTAGTTCTTACAGTATACGGTTGttgactctgtgtgtctccatggCGACCCTGCTCGCTGGCTCGTCCCAGGCCcgtgttccactgtggaggagaCCTGGTGGCAGACTCTGGCTTCCTGGGCAGTGAGGCGTTCCCCAGCCACTACAAACCCAACAGCAAATGCGTCTGGCGCATCACAGTGAGTTACTGACCTGCCTTcgtaccccccaacccccctgtgCTCCTTCTATCCTCTCACTTCAGTACCCTCCAACCCACCCTCAATACCTCCCACCCTCCTATTCTCCCCCCTTactacctccttctctcccctctgaaCTCCAGGTCCCAGAAGGCAACGTGTtcatgctctccttctctcccctctgaaCTCCAGGTCCCAGAAGGCAACGTGTtcatgctctccttctctcccctctgaaCTCCAGGTCCCAGAAGGCAACGTGTtcatgctctccttctctcccctctgaaCTCCAGGTCCCAGAAGGCAATGTGGTCATGCTCTCCTTCCGCATTTTCGACCTGGAAGCCGACCCGCTCTGTCGCTATGACTACCTGGACGTGTACAACGGGCATTCCAACATGGTGCAGAAGCTTGGGCGTTTCTGCGGGACCTTCCGCCCCGGCTCCCTGATCTCCACCACCAACACCATGATGCTGGAGATGGGCTCTGACGAGGGCAACGGGGGCCGCGGTTTCCTCACCTACTTTAACGGGGTCCGACCCCACGTggacggtaaaaaaaaaagcggCCGTTAAACGTATGCGTTAAGCTGACAGGTGTTTGAAGCACGTGGAaacctggaggtgtgtgtgcgtttgtgtgtgagtgtgtgtgaatgagtgtatCTTGATGTGTGTGCTAGTACCCacccatgtgcgtgtgtgtgcatgcgtgttacCTGTGCATGTATGTAAGTGTGAGGGAATCTCCTGACTGAACTTGTGTGTTTGGTTTCAGAGGACCAGTATTGTGGAGGTAAAATGACCAAGTCCCAGGGTGAGATCAAAACCCCCAACTGGCCCGACAACAACTACCCTGCAGGCATCAGCTGCTCCTGGCTCATCACGGTGGAACCCGACAGGGTTCGTCATTTCCCATCACCCTCTGCTCCTAGCATTAGCAACACTGAGTAGAGAACACTGCTTGCATGTTGATGCCAGTTTGACTGACATGGCCTCTCCTGCCTGGGTGAtggtcagtctgcctgccttgTAGGTCCTGATGATGGACACACTGGCGCTGAAACCGCCCTGAGGGCTTGGAGTTATGGCCATCACCTTCCCTGTGAgcactggcagagagagagaggaattgttttagtttttttgaattatgagagcgagaagagagataaatacatttgaatacatttagtcatttagcagacgctcttatccagagcgactaacagtaagtacagggacattccccccgaggcaagtagggtgaaatgtcttgcccaaggacaccatATACACATCATAATACCTGACATCCGGGTGTTGAGTCTTCCCGATGTATAACCTTGTTGGTTTGATTGTAATTCCTCATGTATTGTCTTCATTGTAATTgtggttcattcattcattcttagtGGGTTAGGTGATTttaatgtgtatgtctgtgtgtgtgtgtacatatatgtgtgtgtgtgctaggtcaTTGAGGTGAAGTTTGGAAAGTTTGACTTGGAGGCCGACTCCTACTGTCGTTTCGACTACGTGGCGTTCTTCAACGGCGGGGAGAAGGACAATTCTCGGCGTATAGGGAAGTTCTGCGGAGACGTCCCTCCTGCGTACGTATAGGCTCCGCCCTGATCCCGCCCCTGACCCCGCCCCTGACCCCGCCTctgaccccaaccctgaccccgCCCTTGACCCCGCGTGACCCCTGCTCATGTCTGACATCCGTTAGCCAACTATTAACCCTTCCACGTCAACAAACGGCCTGCGTGGGGGCATATATTATCACCTTACATGATGACGTTGGTTTGAACATTAGTGGGAACAACTGTTTTTATCTGTCGATATGCTAGCACTACCCTCTGCTCTGATGCCGGTCATGGGTGGGGATATCTCAGTGGTTTGCTGACATAGGTATCGACCCTACTGCTCGCTATTCCAAACCCCCACCCGTGACTCCACCCTCGTCTCTGTCTCCGCCCGCAGAACCATCGTCACCAACGGCAACGTGCTCCTGGTGCAGTTCGCCTCGGACCTGAGCGTGACGTCCGACGGCTTCATGGCGACCTACAGCAGCGTCGCCCGCGGCTCCCACGTCCCCACGATGGACCGCGGCACGGGGCCCCGCCTGGACTCCGCTCCCTTCAAACCCGCCGAGAAACCCCAACGGCcggccctcaccaccaccaccctgccgtccaccaccaccaccaccccctacGTGGCCCCCAAACGCCAGCCTGAGAAGCCCAAGCCTGAACCAGTCAGGCCCCTGGGGCCAGACCCTCCCGGGGGGAAGAGGGTTGTGGTGAAGAGGCCAAACGGCCggaggacaggtgagagggGCTAAGGAACAGATGCggtcacagcagtgtgtgtgtgtgtgtgtgacgtgtgtgtgacatcTTTCCTCGGTTCCCCCAGTCCCCCTGAACCCAATGTGTGCCAAGGCCTGTAAGAGAGATGGAACCATCAAGATCAGCTTCTGCGCCAGTGAATTTGGTGAGTTCCACTCCAGACAGCTGTATTGATTGGGGgtcaaatggctgagcggttagggaatcgggctattaatcagaaggttgccggttcgattcctggcagtgaaaaatgacattgtgtccttgggcaaggcacttcaacctacttgtctcggggggtaatgtccctgtacttactgtaagtcgctctggataagtgcgtctgctaaatgactaaatggattcaaatgtatttatctCTCTTCTCGCTCTCATTAttcaaaaaaactaaaacaattcctctctctctctgccagtgcTCACAGGGAAGGTGATGGCCATAACTCCAAGCCCTCAGGGCGGTTTCAGCGTCAGTGTGTCCATCATCAGGACCTAcaaggcaggcagactgaccaTCACCCAGGCAGGAGAGGCCATGTCGGTCAAACTGGCATCAACGTGCAAGCAGTGTCCTCTACTGCGTAGAGGTACTGGAATCCCCTgttacactagacacacacacagacacacacacacaagacccagAGACACTCAAACGAAGACGAATATGCAAACACATTCTAacgaggaaaaaaaagaagaaagtaCACACTTGCCACATCAGCTTACACACTTACAAAACGTGCGTGAatcttcttcctcctcaggtATGAACTACATTATCATGGGTCAGGTGGATAAGGACGGTCGCGGCACCTTAAACCCTGGAGCCTTCACCGCTCCATACAAAGACCAACATCACAAACTActgaacaacatcaacaaccaaCCATGCTAACCCAACGCTCAAACACACTGTTCGCCAGTCCGAGACCAGAAAGAATACTGGCTTATAATTGCCATGACAACCAAGgccacgtcccccccccccctaaaaggATGTTACCTTACAAGAATCACATGACAGTTTTAATCACAATATCGGCACCATATATGGTATTATTTTTGTATGTTTTATACTCATGCAAATGTCAGGCCTTGTGTTTGTAATTTATGTTAAATACAATAAACTATAAGACACGGAAATATATGTTTTATCAACTATTCGGCTTAGTCAGTATAACTGTGAGTGCTTACTGCTTGAGGCAGTGGGAGACAGATTTCTGGATCCAACAGCGCCACCGTGCGGTCACAGATATTACTGTTTCTGAAATGTTCCTGCTTCGTCATGCAATAGTAGGCTCTCAGAACGTAATCTCGCGAGTTTTGGATGACTTGAGGGTCAAGAGTCAAGAACACCATGTCGAAAAAGAAAATATTAGAAAACAGGTGTTGTTCACATTACACATACTATGCATTATCAAGCAGAAAAAATGACATTTAAGTAATGACAGTAAAGACATACTTTGTTACTATGGCTGTTGCTTATAACTCCTCCAATTCATCTTGAATATTAAAAACTTTAATAATTCTGGGGAAGGTGTTGCAGGTTGACACAGTCAAATGAGACTTTATAGCTTCATGTGTGACGTCACACACGGTTAATCTTTCTCCAGTGTTGACAGTCTCATAAAAGCATGTTTGGTTACATACATCCACGTGACTGAATGACAAATAAGATT from Osmerus eperlanus chromosome 19, fOsmEpe2.1, whole genome shotgun sequence includes these protein-coding regions:
- the pcolcea gene encoding procollagen C-endopeptidase enhancer a, which codes for MMRSEVAVCALSLLLSLSRGWAQGQAGTNYTRPVFHCGGDLVADSGFLGSEAFPSHYKPNSKCVWRITVPEGNVVMLSFRIFDLEADPLCRYDYLDVYNGHSNMVQKLGRFCGTFRPGSLISTTNTMMLEMGSDEGNGGRGFLTYFNGVRPHVDEDQYCGGKMTKSQGEIKTPNWPDNNYPAGISCSWLITVEPDRVIEVKFGKFDLEADSYCRFDYVAFFNGGEKDNSRRIGKFCGDVPPATIVTNGNVLLVQFASDLSVTSDGFMATYSSVARGSHVPTMDRGTGPRLDSAPFKPAEKPQRPALTTTTLPSTTTTTPYVAPKRQPEKPKPEPVRPLGPDPPGGKRVVVKRPNGRRTVPLNPMCAKACKRDGTIKISFCASEFVLTGKVMAITPSPQGGFSVSVSIIRTYKAGRLTITQAGEAMSVKLASTCKQCPLLRRGMNYIIMGQVDKDGRGTLNPGAFTAPYKDQHHKLLNNINNQPC